A window of the Bacillota bacterium genome harbors these coding sequences:
- a CDS encoding acyl-CoA dehydrogenase family protein has protein sequence MLDYFEALQLFSPEERHLQAETRRFLEAEALPHIREWWEQGTFPRHLIPRFGDLGFLGANLPETYGCAGINNVAYGLIMYELERIDSGLRSFVSVQGALVMYPIYTYGSEEQKRRYLPELASGKIVGCFGLTEPEGGSDPGAMRTRARRAGGDYVLSGTKMWITNGSIADLAVVWAVDDEGTVRGFLVPTDTPGFQAREVPHKMSLRASVTSELALDEVRVPASQMLPAAEGLRAPLSCLTQARYGIAWGALGALEAVYTEALEFANNRITFGRPIAGRQLVQAKLADMLTEHTKGLLLAWRLGRLKDEGRLRYTQVSLAKRNNVRAALQAARTAREILGASGITLEYHAVRHMLNLESVDTYEGTYDIHTLILGRDVTALNALE, from the coding sequence ATGCTGGACTACTTTGAAGCCCTCCAACTCTTCTCCCCCGAGGAACGCCACCTGCAGGCAGAGACCCGGCGGTTCCTGGAGGCCGAAGCGCTCCCGCACATCCGCGAGTGGTGGGAGCAGGGGACGTTTCCCCGCCACCTCATCCCTCGCTTCGGGGACCTGGGCTTCCTTGGAGCCAACCTGCCCGAGACTTACGGCTGCGCCGGCATCAACAACGTGGCCTACGGGCTCATCATGTACGAACTGGAGCGCATCGACTCGGGCCTGCGCAGCTTCGTCAGCGTGCAGGGCGCCCTGGTCATGTACCCGATTTACACCTACGGCTCCGAAGAACAGAAGCGCCGCTACCTGCCCGAACTGGCCAGCGGCAAGATCGTGGGCTGCTTCGGCCTGACCGAGCCGGAGGGCGGTTCCGACCCCGGCGCCATGCGGACGCGCGCCCGCCGCGCGGGCGGCGACTACGTGCTTTCCGGCACCAAGATGTGGATCACCAACGGCAGCATCGCCGACCTGGCCGTCGTATGGGCCGTCGACGACGAGGGCACCGTCCGGGGCTTTCTCGTTCCCACCGACACTCCGGGCTTCCAGGCCCGGGAGGTGCCCCACAAGATGAGCCTGCGCGCCTCCGTCACCTCCGAACTCGCCCTCGACGAGGTGCGCGTGCCCGCCTCCCAGATGCTCCCGGCCGCCGAGGGGCTGCGGGCGCCCCTGAGCTGTCTCACGCAGGCCCGCTACGGGATCGCATGGGGCGCGCTGGGCGCGCTCGAGGCCGTCTACACCGAGGCCCTGGAGTTTGCGAACAACCGCATCACGTTCGGGCGCCCCATTGCCGGCCGCCAGCTCGTCCAGGCCAAGCTCGCCGACATGCTCACCGAACACACCAAGGGGCTGTTGCTCGCCTGGCGCCTGGGGCGGCTGAAGGACGAAGGCAGGCTGCGCTACACCCAGGTGTCGCTCGCCAAGCGCAACAACGTGCGGGCGGCGCTGCAGGCGGCCCGCACCGCGAGGGAGATCCTCGGCGCCAGCGGCATCACCCTGGAGTATCACGCCGTGCGCCACATGCTCAACCTGGAGAGCGTGGACACGTACGAGGGCACGTACGACATCCACACCCTCATCCTGGGCCGCGACGTGACGGCCCTCAACGCTCTAGAATGA
- a CDS encoding CoA transferase has product MARLLEGIRVLDLTRVLAGPYCTQILSDLGATVWKIEPPWGDETRGWGPPFAQGESAYYLSVNRGKKSVAINLKQPRGAALVRELACRADVLVENYKAGDLSRFGLDYASLSRENPRLIYASITGFGQTGPRAFEPGYDIALQGLTGIMSVTGEPAGPPTKVGVAWIDVMTGMMAAVGILAALYGRRASGRGQHLDLALFDVGLAAMANLAQSYLVTGSPPRRVGNAHSQIVPYQAFEASDGWVILAVGNDQQYRRACEAIGHPELWDDPRFQTNAGRVQHRAELVPRLAEVFRTRSRAEWVDVLKAAGVPAAPVNDLGEAFADPQAEARGSVWKLAHPLIGSLPVVASPLQHLSRTPAAPSGHPPLLGEHTREVLQDVLGLTAADIDELAASGVVALDDRGRS; this is encoded by the coding sequence GTGGCGAGGCTGCTCGAAGGCATCAGGGTGCTGGACCTGACGCGGGTTCTGGCCGGGCCGTATTGCACGCAGATCCTGTCCGACCTGGGCGCCACCGTGTGGAAGATCGAACCCCCCTGGGGGGACGAGACCCGCGGCTGGGGCCCGCCGTTCGCCCAGGGCGAAAGCGCCTACTACCTCTCGGTCAACCGCGGCAAGAAGAGCGTGGCCATCAACCTCAAGCAGCCCCGGGGCGCCGCCCTCGTCCGGGAGCTCGCGTGCCGGGCCGACGTCCTCGTGGAGAACTACAAGGCCGGCGACCTTTCCCGGTTCGGGCTCGACTACGCTTCCCTGTCCCGCGAGAACCCCCGCCTGATCTACGCCTCGATCACGGGCTTCGGCCAGACCGGCCCCCGCGCCTTCGAACCGGGTTACGACATTGCGCTGCAGGGCCTGACGGGTATCATGAGCGTCACGGGCGAGCCGGCCGGGCCGCCCACCAAAGTGGGGGTGGCCTGGATCGACGTGATGACCGGCATGATGGCCGCCGTGGGCATCCTGGCGGCGCTTTACGGGCGACGGGCAAGCGGCCGGGGCCAGCACCTCGACCTGGCGCTGTTCGACGTGGGGCTGGCCGCCATGGCCAACCTGGCCCAGAGCTACCTGGTAACGGGTTCGCCGCCCCGCCGGGTCGGCAACGCGCACTCGCAGATCGTGCCGTACCAGGCGTTCGAGGCAAGCGACGGCTGGGTCATCCTGGCCGTCGGCAACGACCAGCAGTACCGCCGCGCCTGCGAGGCCATCGGCCACCCCGAACTGTGGGACGACCCGCGCTTTCAGACCAACGCCGGCCGCGTCCAGCACCGGGCCGAACTGGTACCCAGGCTCGCCGAGGTTTTCCGCACCCGCTCCCGGGCCGAGTGGGTGGACGTCCTGAAGGCCGCAGGAGTGCCCGCCGCGCCCGTCAACGACCTGGGGGAGGCTTTCGCCGACCCGCAGGCCGAGGCACGGGGCTCGGTGTGGAAGCTCGCGCATCCCCTCATCGGGAGCCTGCCCGTCGTGGCAAGCCCCCTGCAGCACCTCTCTCGCACGCCGGCCGCCCCGTCGGGCCACCCGCCGCTTCTGGGCGAACACACGCGGGAGGTGCTGCAGGACGTGCTGGGCCTCACCGCCGCCGACATCGACGAACTCGCCGCGTCCGGCGTGGTGGCGCTCGACGACCGTGGCCGCTCCTGA